The DNA segment TTCTACCCTTAATAAATATGCAATTTTATTAATCATTCCTCTAATTGCAGGAGTGTCTGTCATAATAACCGTTTTATTCAATTTTCTTAGACCAAGCGCATCCAATGTGCGCTTTGCTTTCGGTTTATAGCCAATCCTACTCCGAACTTGTGTAATTTTTAATTGAGGTTTTTTCGCCATCTTAATTTCCAAAAACTTCTTTGATTTTCATACCGCGCTTGTTTGCGATCATAACGGCATCCTCAAGAGATTCAAGTGCTGCTAAAGTTGCCTTCACAACATTCAGGGAATTACTAGATCCGTACCTTTTCGTCAGAATATTATGAATACCAACTTGTTCCATTACTGAGCGAACTGCAGCTCCTGCGATGATGCCGGTCCCCGGTGCAGCTGGTTTTAGCATCACTTTACTCGCACTGTATTTTGCAATGATTTTATGAGGAATTGTCCCATTCACAACGGGAATACGCACCAAATTCTGTTTCGCATCTTCCTTCGCCTTACTTATAGATGACATTACTTCATTGGCTTTACCCTGTCCAATACCTACATGTCCTTTTCCATCTCCTATAACAACTATAGAAGCAAATCTAAAACGTTTTCCATGTGCTGTTACCTTCGCAACACGGTTGACACGAACAACTGTCTCTTCTTGCAGTTCTAATTCTGCTGGATTAATCATTCCCACCGATGTTCTCCTTAAAATTCCAATCCATCTTCACGAACCGCCTCAGCAAGTGCCTTTACCCGGCCATGGTATGGATATCCATTCCTATCAAATACAACTTCTTTTATTTTTGCTTCCAATGCTTTTTTTGCCAGTGTAGTGCCAACCAATTTACTTTGATCAACTTTTGACCCAGTTTTAACTATATCTTTCTGCAAATCTTTGTCTTGAGAAGAAGCCGACACAAGAGTTACACCTTCATTATCATCGACTATTTGTGCTGAAATATTATTCAAGCTCCGGTGAACAACAAGCCTGAGACGTTGCGAATTCATAGGTTTGCTTCGGTTGCGCCTGCGAATTTTTTTCATCTTTAATCGAGATTCACGACTCATTATTCTGCTCCTCCAACTGTTTTACCCTGCTTACTTCTTACATATTCATCTTTGTATCGGATTCCTTTCCCTTTATAGGGTTCGGGTTTCCTGAATGATC comes from the Candidatus Neomarinimicrobiota bacterium genome and includes:
- the rpmD gene encoding 50S ribosomal protein L30 → MAKKPQLKITQVRSRIGYKPKAKRTLDALGLRKLNKTVIMTDTPAIRGMINKIAYLLRVEDV
- a CDS encoding 50S ribosomal protein L18, which translates into the protein MSRESRLKMKKIRRRNRSKPMNSQRLRLVVHRSLNNISAQIVDDNEGVTLVSASSQDKDLQKDIVKTGSKVDQSKLVGTTLAKKALEAKIKEVVFDRNGYPYHGRVKALAEAVREDGLEF
- the rpsE gene encoding 30S ribosomal protein S5, whose amino-acid sequence is MINPAELELQEETVVRVNRVAKVTAHGKRFRFASIVVIGDGKGHVGIGQGKANEVMSSISKAKEDAKQNLVRIPVVNGTIPHKIIAKYSASKVMLKPAAPGTGIIAGAAVRSVMEQVGIHNILTKRYGSSNSLNVVKATLAALESLEDAVMIANKRGMKIKEVFGN